In the Euphorbia lathyris chromosome 5, ddEupLath1.1, whole genome shotgun sequence genome, one interval contains:
- the LOC136229008 gene encoding ATP-dependent DNA helicase DDM1 isoform X2 translates to MEAEGEVKAEGEMKNEAAVDSPTSVLEDEEKCNVQAEELAKNIILDAKNGDSSHISSVMAEEEERLLQARVKEGELKTEPEEPVHLDDSQFTKLDELLTQTQLYSEFLLEKMDEITRNPAEQESANGKAKPGRKRKAASQYNSRRATRAVAAMLTRSKEVENAEDANLTEEEKLDKEQRELVPLLTGGKLKSYQIKGVKWLISLWQNGLNGILADQMGLGKTIQTIGFLAHLKGNQLDGPYLVIAPLSTLSNWVNEISRFAPSLNSIIYHGDKRVRNDIRRKYMPRSIGPKFPIVITSYEIALSDARKFLRHYNWKYVVIDEGHRLKNTKCKLLKELKLIPMENKLLLTGTPLQNNLAELWSLLNFILPDIFQSHEEFESWFNFSGKTNNNEALSVEQEEKRRSQVVAKLHGILRPFLLRRLKADVEQMLPRKKEIILYATLTEYQKNFQDHLVNKTLENHLIETVSTAHRGMKGKLNNLMIQLRKNCNHPDLLESAFDGSYFYPPVDQIVEQCGKFKLLDRLLNRLFALKHKVLIFSQWTKVLDVMDYYFSERGFDVCRIDGSVKLDERRRQIAEFNDVDSNLRIFLLSTRAGGLGINLTAADTCILYDSDWNPQMDLQAMDRCHRIGQTKPVHVYRLATAQSVEGRILKRAFSKLKLEHVVIGKGQFHQERIKSKAEIEEDDDILALLRDDETAEDKLIQTDISDEDLERILDRSDLIGPVNQDNKDAVSQLPLKGPGWEVVLPTATGVLSTLNS, encoded by the exons ATGGAGGCCGAAGGCGAAGTGAAGGCCGAGGGCGAAATGAAGAATGAGGCTGCTGTGGATTCACCGACTTCGGTGCTTGAGGATGAG GAAAAATGCAATGTACAAGCAGAAGAATTGGCGAAGAATATAATTCTAGATGCGAAAAATGGGGATTCCTCCCATATCTCAAGTGTTAtggcagaagaggaagaaagaCTTTTGCAGGCTCGGGTCAAAGAAGGGGAGCTAAAGACAGAACCGGAGGAGCCAGTTCATTTGGATGACTCTCAGTTTACAAAATTGGATGAGCTTTTGACTCAAACACAACTGTACTCAGAGTTTTTGCTTGAAAAGATGGATGAGATTACTCGT AATCCGGCCGAGCAGGAGAGTGCAAATGGTAAAGCAAAGCCAGgtcgaaaaagaaaagctgCATCCCAGTACAATTCT AGGAGAGCCACAAGGGCAGTTGCTGCAATGCTTACACGATCTAAGGAGGTTGAAAATGCAGAAGATGCAAACCTGACAGAGGAAGAAAAACTTGATAAAGAGCAGAGAGAACTAGTACCTTTATTGACTGGTGGAAAGTTGAAGTCCTATCAGATCAAAGGTGTGAAGTGGTTGATCTCCTTGTGGCAAAATGGGCTCAATGGGATACTTGCTGATCAAATGGGACTTGGAAAAACTATTCAGACAATTGGTTTCCTTGCTCATTTAAAAGGGAATCAGTTAGATGGCCCCTATTTAGTAATTGCTCCTCTTTCTACTCTTTCAAATTGGGTGAATGAGATTTCAAG GTTTGCTCCTTCTCTTAATTCGATTATCTACCATGGTGACAAACGAGTGAGGAACGATATAAGGAGAAAGTACATGCCAAGATCTATTGGTCCTAAATTTCCCATTGTTATTACTTCATATGAGATTGCATTATCTGATGCAAGAAAGTTTTTGAGACATTACAATTGGAAATATGTTGTGATTGATGAG GGGCACCGgttgaaaaatacaaaatgcaaATTGCTGAAAGAACTGAAACTCATTCCTATGGAGAATAAACTTCTGCTAACAGGGACTCCCCTGCAAAACAATCTGGCTGAGCTTTGGTCATTGTTGAATTTCATTCTGCCTGATATTTTCCAATCCCATGAAGAATTTGAATCATG GTTCAATTTTTCGGGTAAAACCAACAACAATGAAGCATTGAGTGTGGAACAGGAAGAAAAGAGAAGGTCTCAG GTGGTAGCTAAGCTTCATGGCATCTTGCGTCCGTTTCTCCTCCGAAGGTTGAAAGCTGACGTTGAACAAATGCTCCCTCGGAAAAAAGAGATCATTTTATATGCTACCTTGACTGAGTATCAGAAAAACTTTCAagatcatttagtcaataagacTCTGGAGAATCATTTAATAGAGACAGTGAGCACAG CCCaccgaggtatgaaaggaaagcTCAACAATTTGATGATCCAGCTTCGGAAAAATTGCAACCACCCTGACCTCTTAGAGTCAGCTTTTGATGGCTCAT ATTTCTACCCACCTGTGGATCAGATAGTTGAGCAGTGCGGCAAGTTTAAATTGCTGGATAGATTGTTGAACAGACTATTTGCACTTAAGCACAAG GTTCTGATATTCTCTCAATGGACTAAGGTTTTGGATGTAATGGACTACTATTTTAGTGAAAGAGGCTTTGACGTTTGTAGAATTGATGGCAGTGTGAAGTTGGACGAGAGGAGAAGACAG ATTGCAGAATTCAACGATGTAGACAGCAACTTGAGGATATTTCTTCTCAGCACAAGAGCTGGTGGATTGGGTATCAACCTCACTGCAGCTGACACCTGTATACTCTACGACAGTGACTGG AACCCTCAAATGGATTTGCAGGCCATGGATAGATGTCACAGAATTGGCCAGACCAAGCCTGTTCATGTTTACAGGCTTGCAACAGCTCAATCTGTTGAG GGACGCATCTTAAAAAGAGCATTTAGTAAGTTGAAGCTAGAGCATGTGGTGATTGGAAAGGGGCAATTCCATCAAGAAAGAATAAAATCTAAGGCAGAAATCGAGGAG GACGATGACATACTAGCACTGCTTCGAGATGATGAAACTGCTGAAGACAAGCTGATACAGACGGATATCAGCGACGAAGATCTGGAAAGAATCTTGGATCGCAGTGATCTGATCGGACCAGTCAATCAAGATAACAAGGATGCAGTTTCTCAACTCCCACTTAAAGGACCTGGTTGGGAGGTGGTTCTACCTACTGCAACCGGTGTTCTCTCTACCCTTAACAGTTAA
- the LOC136229008 gene encoding ATP-dependent DNA helicase DDM1 isoform X1, producing MPKSLDSEMEAEGEVKAEGEMKNEAAVDSPTSVLEDEEKCNVQAEELAKNIILDAKNGDSSHISSVMAEEEERLLQARVKEGELKTEPEEPVHLDDSQFTKLDELLTQTQLYSEFLLEKMDEITRNPAEQESANGKAKPGRKRKAASQYNSRRATRAVAAMLTRSKEVENAEDANLTEEEKLDKEQRELVPLLTGGKLKSYQIKGVKWLISLWQNGLNGILADQMGLGKTIQTIGFLAHLKGNQLDGPYLVIAPLSTLSNWVNEISRFAPSLNSIIYHGDKRVRNDIRRKYMPRSIGPKFPIVITSYEIALSDARKFLRHYNWKYVVIDEGHRLKNTKCKLLKELKLIPMENKLLLTGTPLQNNLAELWSLLNFILPDIFQSHEEFESWFNFSGKTNNNEALSVEQEEKRRSQVVAKLHGILRPFLLRRLKADVEQMLPRKKEIILYATLTEYQKNFQDHLVNKTLENHLIETVSTAHRGMKGKLNNLMIQLRKNCNHPDLLESAFDGSYFYPPVDQIVEQCGKFKLLDRLLNRLFALKHKVLIFSQWTKVLDVMDYYFSERGFDVCRIDGSVKLDERRRQIAEFNDVDSNLRIFLLSTRAGGLGINLTAADTCILYDSDWNPQMDLQAMDRCHRIGQTKPVHVYRLATAQSVEGRILKRAFSKLKLEHVVIGKGQFHQERIKSKAEIEEDDDILALLRDDETAEDKLIQTDISDEDLERILDRSDLIGPVNQDNKDAVSQLPLKGPGWEVVLPTATGVLSTLNS from the exons GATTCGGAAATGGAGGCCGAAGGCGAAGTGAAGGCCGAGGGCGAAATGAAGAATGAGGCTGCTGTGGATTCACCGACTTCGGTGCTTGAGGATGAG GAAAAATGCAATGTACAAGCAGAAGAATTGGCGAAGAATATAATTCTAGATGCGAAAAATGGGGATTCCTCCCATATCTCAAGTGTTAtggcagaagaggaagaaagaCTTTTGCAGGCTCGGGTCAAAGAAGGGGAGCTAAAGACAGAACCGGAGGAGCCAGTTCATTTGGATGACTCTCAGTTTACAAAATTGGATGAGCTTTTGACTCAAACACAACTGTACTCAGAGTTTTTGCTTGAAAAGATGGATGAGATTACTCGT AATCCGGCCGAGCAGGAGAGTGCAAATGGTAAAGCAAAGCCAGgtcgaaaaagaaaagctgCATCCCAGTACAATTCT AGGAGAGCCACAAGGGCAGTTGCTGCAATGCTTACACGATCTAAGGAGGTTGAAAATGCAGAAGATGCAAACCTGACAGAGGAAGAAAAACTTGATAAAGAGCAGAGAGAACTAGTACCTTTATTGACTGGTGGAAAGTTGAAGTCCTATCAGATCAAAGGTGTGAAGTGGTTGATCTCCTTGTGGCAAAATGGGCTCAATGGGATACTTGCTGATCAAATGGGACTTGGAAAAACTATTCAGACAATTGGTTTCCTTGCTCATTTAAAAGGGAATCAGTTAGATGGCCCCTATTTAGTAATTGCTCCTCTTTCTACTCTTTCAAATTGGGTGAATGAGATTTCAAG GTTTGCTCCTTCTCTTAATTCGATTATCTACCATGGTGACAAACGAGTGAGGAACGATATAAGGAGAAAGTACATGCCAAGATCTATTGGTCCTAAATTTCCCATTGTTATTACTTCATATGAGATTGCATTATCTGATGCAAGAAAGTTTTTGAGACATTACAATTGGAAATATGTTGTGATTGATGAG GGGCACCGgttgaaaaatacaaaatgcaaATTGCTGAAAGAACTGAAACTCATTCCTATGGAGAATAAACTTCTGCTAACAGGGACTCCCCTGCAAAACAATCTGGCTGAGCTTTGGTCATTGTTGAATTTCATTCTGCCTGATATTTTCCAATCCCATGAAGAATTTGAATCATG GTTCAATTTTTCGGGTAAAACCAACAACAATGAAGCATTGAGTGTGGAACAGGAAGAAAAGAGAAGGTCTCAG GTGGTAGCTAAGCTTCATGGCATCTTGCGTCCGTTTCTCCTCCGAAGGTTGAAAGCTGACGTTGAACAAATGCTCCCTCGGAAAAAAGAGATCATTTTATATGCTACCTTGACTGAGTATCAGAAAAACTTTCAagatcatttagtcaataagacTCTGGAGAATCATTTAATAGAGACAGTGAGCACAG CCCaccgaggtatgaaaggaaagcTCAACAATTTGATGATCCAGCTTCGGAAAAATTGCAACCACCCTGACCTCTTAGAGTCAGCTTTTGATGGCTCAT ATTTCTACCCACCTGTGGATCAGATAGTTGAGCAGTGCGGCAAGTTTAAATTGCTGGATAGATTGTTGAACAGACTATTTGCACTTAAGCACAAG GTTCTGATATTCTCTCAATGGACTAAGGTTTTGGATGTAATGGACTACTATTTTAGTGAAAGAGGCTTTGACGTTTGTAGAATTGATGGCAGTGTGAAGTTGGACGAGAGGAGAAGACAG ATTGCAGAATTCAACGATGTAGACAGCAACTTGAGGATATTTCTTCTCAGCACAAGAGCTGGTGGATTGGGTATCAACCTCACTGCAGCTGACACCTGTATACTCTACGACAGTGACTGG AACCCTCAAATGGATTTGCAGGCCATGGATAGATGTCACAGAATTGGCCAGACCAAGCCTGTTCATGTTTACAGGCTTGCAACAGCTCAATCTGTTGAG GGACGCATCTTAAAAAGAGCATTTAGTAAGTTGAAGCTAGAGCATGTGGTGATTGGAAAGGGGCAATTCCATCAAGAAAGAATAAAATCTAAGGCAGAAATCGAGGAG GACGATGACATACTAGCACTGCTTCGAGATGATGAAACTGCTGAAGACAAGCTGATACAGACGGATATCAGCGACGAAGATCTGGAAAGAATCTTGGATCGCAGTGATCTGATCGGACCAGTCAATCAAGATAACAAGGATGCAGTTTCTCAACTCCCACTTAAAGGACCTGGTTGGGAGGTGGTTCTACCTACTGCAACCGGTGTTCTCTCTACCCTTAACAGTTAA
- the LOC136230961 gene encoding disease resistance-like protein DSC1 — protein MGGIGKTTIANAVFKKFASNFEGTCFLENIREASSTRQGLANKCDELVNKLLNVGMSNSTSNSLLNRLCFKKVFIVVDDVDNFEQLELLVGKHSWFGVGSRIIVTSRDKQVLQNKVDKIYEVRFLPPKEALHLFSLFAFKTDQPKPDYIELSNRVVSYVNGIPLALKVLGSFLYSKSEEEWESALYKLKTPNLQIQKVLMISYDGLDRDEQRIFLDIACFLKGWSLFSVTKIFDACGYSPLISLRVLTDKALITTRNSKVEMHDLLQEMGRQIVRDESDNDPSRRSRLWDPKDILYVLTENRGTEAIEGIFLDQSKISACSIDSKVFYRTKGLKWLSFYNSSYGNMQFLQGLQYLPNQLRLLCWDFCPLKSLPSNFQAENLVLLNMSHSPVEQLWAGVQNLANLAGIKLNYCRHLIELPDLSRAQNLLSIDCRGCTSLPKLSPSIGYLKKLVELQLQYCKKIKYVPSTKDLKSFILLDLTGCSNLEEFPEISSNIQTLVLAGTSIEKSSASIKFLAGLGNPSGQVCQYNLSMKSSGSLDNYCIYISEISFCLFSLSFPNKMNQSGKDLDIVPAASVVEHMMPDEPDSDIPEKLTSSTVIPKEMLQYERMLARMVGGYMQFSRGHGFLNLALMDQKTLEDTAKEVLKRVKVLAGAALTFSEKYFSRQVTDNYGSMGTSVTVQLPPNWFSSNFRAFHILAFLGFKDESEKEIDEFLGIRWKCQFKTECGKNGVLSTLYHYFPPKYSEDYDSLMYVQVSNSCLVLNESWFCTYRVIEVTFEASIEHSSAKPRYVVNKVGTRLMYLGDEEGNPPIFRPCCPDHPIINHAVDSNIHKAQEKEEPHVEKRCLDDNNPDRCHLDSKNLVCTAKQDDNPSDSEETESRTLPCSTSSNSEFSSQSNATEGSSSSNNSLKDRLSHLRSLRSAGSSSQSVAQIEKARMFLSTLLKLSLDETMESTVLKEARNSLQVFLKPAASNVDQAIIASDLLNQLSQLASTYEACLQEQESLEILADRRETLTAEEDSLETELYYSYNSISSTEDKIDNLRSTIRDLEDMLATANSNLGMLEEELVSEQEHASSKLSQLNHIKSSLAEFSELEGSACSKVDELVKKNENMVRELDQIKKMITQL, from the exons ATGGGTGGTATAGGGAAGACCACAATTGCTAACGCCGTGTTTAAAAAATTTGCTTCTAATTTTGAAGGTACTTGTTTTCTTGAAAACATCAGGGAAGCATCATCAACAAGACAAGGATTGGCTAACAAATGTGATGAGCTTgttaataaattattgaatgttGGGATGTCGAATTCAACTTCGAATTCTTTGTTGAACCGTCTTTGTTTTAAAAAAGTTTTCATAGTTGTTGATGATGTTGATAACTTTGAGCAATTAGAACTTTTAGTTGGAAAACATTCTTGGTTTGGTGTGGGGAGTCGAATTATAGTAACAAgtagagataaacaagtatTGCAGAACAAAGTTGATAAGATATATGAAGTCCGATTTCTACCTCCAAAAGAAGCTCTTCACCTTTTCAGTTTGTTTGCCTTCAAGACAGACCAACCCAAGCCAGATTACATTGAGCTCTCAAATAGAGTCGTGAGCTACGTTAATGGGATTCCATTAGCTCTTAAAGTCTTGGGGTCATTTTTATATAGcaaaagtgaagaagaatgggAAAGTGCATTGTATAAACTAAAAACACCCAACCTGCAAATACAAAAGGTGTTGATGATAAGCTATGATGGACTCGATCGAGATGAGCAAagaatatttctagatattgcTTGTTTTCTTAAAGGGTGGTCTTTGTTTTCCGTGACAAAAATATTTGATGCTTGTGGTTACTCGCCATTGATTTCCTTGAGAGTGCTTACTGACAAGGCCTTAATTACCACGAGGAACTCGAAAGTGGAGATGCATGATTTGCTTCAAGAAATGGGTCGACAAATTGTTCGTGATGAATCAGATAATGATCCAAGCAGACGCAGTAGGTTGTGGGATCCTAAAGACATTCTATATGTATTGACAGAAAATAGG GGAACAGAAGCAATTGAAGGAATATTCTTAGATCAATCCAAGATATCTGCGTGCAGTATAGATAGTAAAGTTTTCTACAGGACCAAGGGGCTTAAATGGCTTTCATTTTACAATAGCAGCTACGGAAATATGCAATTCCTGCAAGGGCTCCAGTATCTTCCCAATCAACTAAGGTTACTCTGTTGGGATTTCTGTCCTCTGAAATCTCTGCCATCAAATTTTCAAGCGGAGAACCTTGTCTTGCTCAACATGTCCCATAGTCCTGTAGAACAACTTTGGGCTGGAGTACAG AATCTTGCAAATTTAGCAGGCATAAAACTTAACTATTGTAGACATCTCATTGAATTGCCGGACTTGTCAAGGGCACAAAATCTTTTGTCTATAGATTGTCGAGGCTGTACCAGTCTACCAAAGTTATCTCCATCTATTGGATATTTGAAGAAACTTGTGGAGTTGCAGTTGCAATACTGTAAGAAAATTAAGTATGTTCCAAGCACCAAAGATCTGAAATCTTTCATTTTGCTTGATCTCACTGGTTGCTCAAATCTTGAAGAGTTTCCAGAAATTTCAAGCAATATACAAACTTTAGTTTTGGCGGGAACATCCATAGAAAAATCATCTGCATCAATAAAATTTCTTGCTGGACTTGGTAATCCCTCAGGTCAGGTGTGCCAGTATAATCTATCTATGAAGTCCAGCGGTTCTTTAGATAATTATTGCATATATATCTCAGAAATATCATTCTGTTTGTTTTCCCTGTCCTTTCCAAATAAAATGAATCAAAGCGGAAAAGATTTGGACATTGTACCCGCTGCTTCAGTCGTGGAACATATGATGCCTGATGAGCCTGATTCAGATATTCCTGAAAAGTTAACATCTTCAACAGTGATTCCTAAAGAAATGCTCCAATATGAGCGGATGCTGGCTCGAATGGTTGGTGGGTATATGCAATTTTCCAGGGGTCATGGATTTCTTAATCTTGCATTAATGGATCAGAAAACATTAGAAGATACTGCAAAGGAAGTGCTAAAGAGAGTCAAGGTTTTGGCAGGTGCAGCACTTACATTCTCTGAG AAATATTTTTCAAGACAGGTTACTGATAATTATGGAAGTATGGGAACTTCAGTTACAGTTCAACTGCCTCCAAATTGGTTTAGCAGCAACTTCCGTGCTTTCCATATACTTGCTTTCCTCGGCTTCAAGGACGAAAGTGAAAAGGAGATTGATGAGTTTCTCGGTATTAGGTGGAAATGCCAATTCAAAACCGAATGTGGTAAAAATGGTGTTTTATCTACATTGTATCATTATTTTCCACCTAAATACAGTGAGGATTATGACAGCCTTATGTATGTGCAAGTGTCAAATTCTTGTCTGGTATTGAATGAATCTTGGTTCTGTACTTATCGCGTCATCGAGGTTACTTTTGAAGCCTCCATCGAACATTCATCAGCCAAGCCTCGTTACGTAGTGAACAAAGTGGGAACCCGACTTATGTACCTTGGTGATGAAGAAGGAAATCCTCCCATATTTAGGCCCTGCTGTCCTGATCATCCTATCATCAATCATGCAGTAGATAGTAATATTCACAAAGCACAGGAGAAAGAGGAACCACATG TAGAGAAGAGGTGCCTAGACGACAACAACCCCGATAGATGTCATCTTGACTCCAAAAACCTTGTTTGTACCGCGAAACAAGATGACAATCCAAGTGATTCTGAAGAAACAGAGTCCAGAACCCTTCCATGCTCCACCTCATCAAATTCCGAATTCTCATCACAAAGCAATGCTACAGAG GGTTCCTCATCTTCTAACAATAGTCTTAAGGATCGTCTTTCACATCTCCGATCTCTACGTTCTGCTGGTTCTTCTTCTCAATCTGTTGCTCAGATTGAAAAGGCTCGGATGTTCCTTTCCACCCTATTGAAACTTTCATTAGATGAAACAATGGAATCGACAGTTCTTAAAGAGGCAAGAAATTCTCTTCAAGTTTTTCTGAAACCTGCAGCGTCTAACGTTGATCAAGCAATCATTGCATCAGACCTGCTCAATCAGCTGAGTCAATTAGCATCAACGTACGAAGCCTGCTTACAGGAACAAGAATCCCTCGAAATTCTTGCAGACCGGAGAGAAACTTTGACCGCAGAGGAAGACAGCCTGGAAACAGAACTTTATTATTCCTACAACTCCATTTCTTCTACTGAAGACAAGATTGATAACTTGAGGTCCACGATTAGAGATCTCGAAGATATGCTCGCAACAGCGAATTCAAATTTGGGAATGCTGGAGGAAGAACTAGTTTCAGAACAAGAACATGCTTCTTCTAAACTCAGTCAATTGAACCACATAAAGTCTTCACTAGCTGAATTTTCTGAACTTGAAGGTTCTGCATGCTCGAAGGTGGATGAGCTCGTGAAGAAGAACGAAAACATGGTTCGAGAATTGGATCAGATAAAAAAGATGATTACACAGTTGTAA